From the Kitasatospora viridis genome, one window contains:
- a CDS encoding helix-turn-helix domain-containing protein, with amino-acid sequence MILLRRLLGDVLRRQRQRQGRTLREVSAAARVSLGYLSEVERGQKEASSELLSAICDALDVRMSEVMREVSDELSLAELASMAALSDDDLLRPVLEPVQLPAPGERMSTITPKAAAVDVVAA; translated from the coding sequence ATGATCCTGCTCCGTCGCCTCTTGGGTGACGTGCTGCGTCGGCAGCGCCAGCGCCAGGGCCGCACACTTCGCGAGGTGTCGGCCGCCGCACGAGTTTCGCTCGGATACCTGTCCGAGGTCGAGCGCGGGCAGAAGGAGGCCTCCTCGGAGCTGCTCTCCGCGATCTGCGACGCACTCGACGTCCGGATGTCCGAGGTCATGCGCGAGGTGAGCGACGAGCTCTCGCTGGCCGAACTCGCCTCGATGGCCGCTCTCTCCGATGACGACCTGCTCCGTCCGGTGCTGGAGCCCGTGCAGCTCCCCGCCCCGGGCGAGCGGATGAGCACGATCACTCCGAAGGCCGCGGCCGTGGACGTCGTCGCTGCCTGA
- a CDS encoding CinA family protein translates to MTEFVPLAEQVHAELRALGATLAVAESLTGGLLAARLVDVPGASATFRGSVTAYATELKAELLGVDEGLLAVHGPVHPVVARQMAEGVRRLLGATYGLSTTGVAGPEPQDGQPVGTVHLGLAGPGGTLVSSPRLSGDRATIRRKAAQGALELFLTHAAPAGNPAGSR, encoded by the coding sequence GTGACCGAGTTCGTGCCGCTGGCGGAACAGGTGCACGCCGAACTGCGGGCGCTCGGTGCCACCCTCGCGGTGGCCGAGTCGCTGACCGGCGGCCTGCTGGCCGCCCGGCTGGTGGACGTGCCGGGCGCCTCCGCGACCTTCCGCGGCTCGGTCACCGCCTACGCCACCGAACTCAAGGCCGAGCTGCTCGGCGTGGACGAGGGCCTGCTCGCCGTGCACGGCCCGGTCCACCCGGTGGTGGCCCGGCAGATGGCCGAGGGAGTGCGCCGACTGCTCGGCGCCACCTACGGCCTGTCCACCACCGGAGTGGCCGGCCCCGAGCCGCAGGACGGGCAGCCGGTCGGCACGGTACACCTCGGGCTGGCCGGTCCGGGGGGAACTCTGGTCAGTTCGCCCCGGCTGTCCGGCGACCGTGCCACAATCCGACGCAAGGCAGCTCAAGGGGCCCTGGAGCTCTTCCTGACCCATGCGGCGCCCGCCGGGAACCCCGCCGGCTCCAGATGA
- the pgsA gene encoding CDP-diacylglycerol--glycerol-3-phosphate 3-phosphatidyltransferase → MTGGPGSPAAAHPARSEAARPAVPSLWNLANLLTMLRLALVPVFVALLLADGGHDPKWRAVAWAAFAIAMITDLFDGEIARRRGLVTDFGKIADPIADKAIMGAALVGLSVLGDLPWWITAVILARELGITLMRFWAIRYAVIPASRGGKLKTLTQGIAVGMYVLPLTGWLATGRAVLIALAVLLTVASGLDYVRQAVQLRRAALARDAEEK, encoded by the coding sequence ATGACCGGCGGGCCGGGTAGCCCGGCAGCGGCCCACCCGGCCCGGTCCGAGGCGGCCCGGCCGGCGGTTCCCTCGCTCTGGAACCTCGCCAACCTGCTGACCATGCTCCGCCTCGCCCTGGTGCCGGTCTTCGTGGCGCTGCTGCTGGCCGACGGCGGGCACGACCCCAAGTGGCGGGCGGTGGCCTGGGCGGCCTTCGCGATCGCCATGATCACCGACCTGTTCGACGGCGAGATCGCCCGCCGCCGGGGCCTGGTCACCGACTTCGGCAAGATCGCCGACCCGATCGCGGACAAGGCGATCATGGGCGCCGCGCTGGTCGGGCTCTCCGTGCTCGGCGACCTGCCGTGGTGGATCACCGCGGTGATCCTCGCCCGCGAGCTGGGCATCACGCTGATGCGGTTCTGGGCGATCCGGTACGCGGTGATCCCGGCCAGCCGGGGCGGCAAGCTCAAGACCCTCACCCAGGGCATCGCGGTCGGCATGTACGTGCTGCCGCTGACCGGCTGGCTGGCCACCGGCCGGGCCGTGCTGATCGCGCTGGCGGTGCTGCTGACCGTGGCGTCCGGCCTGGACTACGTGCGCCAGGCCGTCCAGCTGCGGCGGGCGGCGCTGGCGCGCGACGCGGAGGAGAAGTGA
- the rimO gene encoding 30S ribosomal protein S12 methylthiotransferase RimO encodes MPERRTVALVTLGCARNEVDSEELAGRLEADGWQLVDDASEADVAVVNTCGFVEAAKKDSVDALLEANDLKGHGRTQAVVAVGCMAERYGKELADALPEADGVLGFDDYADISDRLQTILSGGHHAPHLPRDRRKLLPLTPVERQAAAAEIALPGHGAPEDLPEGVAPASGPRTLRKRLDDSPVASIKLASGCDRRCSFCAIPAFRGSFISRRPSDVLNEAVWLAGEGVREVVLVSENNTSYGKDLGDIRLLETLLSEIAAVPGIERVRVSYLQPAEMRPGLIESMTGTADVVPYFDLSFQHSAPAVLRKMRRFGNTEQFLELLRTIRDKAPQAGARSNFIVGFPGETEEDFAELERFVTEAGLDAIGVFGYSDEDGTEAATFDGKLPEDVVADRLSRLSKLAEELTAQRAEQRIGTEVEVLVEALEDDEVVGRSAHQAPETDGVTTLVGAERAEVGQFYRARVIASEGVDLVAEAIELVRPAAAA; translated from the coding sequence ATGCCTGAACGCCGTACTGTCGCCCTTGTCACGCTCGGATGCGCCCGCAACGAGGTGGACTCCGAGGAACTCGCCGGGCGACTGGAGGCGGACGGCTGGCAGCTCGTCGACGACGCCTCCGAGGCCGACGTCGCCGTGGTCAACACCTGCGGGTTCGTCGAGGCCGCCAAGAAGGACTCGGTGGACGCCCTGCTGGAGGCCAACGACCTCAAGGGACACGGCCGCACCCAGGCCGTCGTCGCGGTCGGTTGCATGGCCGAGCGGTACGGCAAGGAGCTGGCCGACGCGCTGCCGGAGGCCGACGGGGTGCTCGGCTTCGACGACTACGCCGACATCAGCGACCGGCTGCAGACCATCCTCTCCGGCGGCCACCACGCGCCGCACCTGCCCCGGGACCGCCGCAAGCTGCTCCCGCTCACCCCGGTCGAGCGCCAGGCCGCGGCCGCCGAGATCGCCCTGCCCGGCCACGGCGCCCCGGAGGACCTCCCCGAGGGCGTGGCGCCGGCGTCCGGCCCGCGCACCCTGCGCAAGCGGCTCGACGACTCCCCGGTGGCCTCGATCAAGCTGGCCTCCGGCTGCGACCGGCGCTGCTCGTTCTGCGCCATCCCCGCCTTCCGCGGCTCCTTCATCTCCCGCCGCCCCTCCGACGTGCTGAACGAGGCGGTCTGGCTGGCCGGCGAGGGCGTCCGCGAGGTGGTCCTGGTCAGCGAGAACAACACCTCCTACGGCAAGGACCTCGGCGACATCCGGCTGCTGGAGACGCTGCTGAGCGAGATCGCCGCGGTCCCCGGCATCGAGCGGGTCCGGGTCAGCTACCTGCAGCCCGCCGAGATGCGCCCGGGCCTGATCGAGTCGATGACCGGCACCGCCGACGTGGTGCCCTACTTCGACCTCTCCTTCCAGCACTCCGCCCCGGCCGTGCTGCGCAAGATGCGCCGGTTCGGCAACACCGAGCAGTTCCTGGAGCTGCTGCGCACCATCCGCGACAAGGCCCCGCAGGCCGGTGCCCGGTCCAACTTCATCGTCGGGTTCCCCGGCGAGACCGAGGAGGACTTCGCGGAGCTGGAACGGTTCGTCACCGAGGCCGGCCTGGACGCGATCGGCGTCTTCGGCTACTCCGACGAGGACGGCACCGAGGCCGCGACCTTCGACGGCAAGCTGCCCGAGGACGTGGTGGCCGACCGGCTCTCCCGGCTCTCCAAGCTGGCCGAGGAGCTCACGGCGCAGCGCGCCGAGCAGCGGATCGGCACCGAGGTCGAGGTGCTCGTCGAAGCCCTGGAGGATGACGAGGTGGTCGGCCGGTCCGCCCACCAGGCGCCGGAGACCGACGGCGTCACCACCCTGGTCGGCGCCGAGCGGGCCGAGGTCGGCCAGTTCTACCGCGCCCGGGTGATCGCCAGCGAGGGCGTGGACCTGGTGGCCGAGGCGATCGAGCTCGTCCGTCCGGCGGCCGCGGCATGA
- a CDS encoding helix-turn-helix domain-containing protein has protein sequence MTIGKSPESDHSRSSTADTASGAGAPDGTPSIGRTLAQARQAAGLTVDEVSAATRVRVPIVHAVEEDDFSRCGGAFYARGHLRALARAVGADGEALVARYDAIHGTDPVELSPVAALDAKRMKADRGRPNWTGAMLVAIVAVIVLIGYNLFAGKSGGTVTGSASAPLPSTASSAPASVQPPAPAPSVAPIAAAPADKVTVKLVADGGTSWVSAMDGTGKSLFQNNLDSGADQTFTDPKQIKLVIGNAAAVHLYVNGKDLGPAGKDGQVVHLTYTPGDPQAG, from the coding sequence GTGACCATCGGCAAGTCCCCGGAAAGTGACCACAGCCGATCCTCCACCGCTGACACCGCGTCGGGTGCCGGCGCGCCGGACGGCACCCCCTCGATCGGCCGCACGCTCGCCCAGGCCCGGCAGGCGGCCGGCCTGACGGTCGATGAGGTGAGCGCCGCCACCCGGGTCCGGGTGCCGATCGTGCACGCCGTCGAGGAGGACGACTTCAGCCGCTGCGGCGGCGCCTTCTACGCCCGCGGCCACCTGCGCGCGCTGGCCCGCGCGGTGGGCGCCGACGGCGAGGCCCTGGTGGCCCGCTACGACGCGATCCACGGCACCGACCCGGTGGAGCTCTCGCCGGTGGCCGCGCTGGACGCCAAGCGGATGAAGGCCGACCGCGGCCGACCGAACTGGACCGGCGCGATGCTGGTGGCGATCGTCGCGGTGATCGTGCTGATCGGCTACAACCTGTTCGCCGGCAAGTCCGGCGGGACGGTGACCGGCTCGGCCAGCGCCCCGCTGCCCAGCACCGCGAGCAGCGCCCCGGCCTCCGTCCAGCCGCCCGCGCCGGCCCCGAGCGTGGCGCCGATCGCCGCCGCCCCGGCCGACAAGGTGACCGTCAAGCTCGTCGCCGACGGCGGCACCAGCTGGGTCTCGGCGATGGACGGCACCGGAAAGTCGCTCTTCCAGAACAATCTGGACAGCGGCGCGGACCAGACCTTCACCGATCCGAAGCAGATCAAGCTGGTGATCGGCAACGCCGCGGCCGTGCACCTGTACGTCAACGGCAAGGACCTCGGCCCGGCCGGCAAGGACGGCCAGGTGGTCCACCTGACCTACACCCCGGGCGACCCGCAGGCCGGGTGA
- a CDS encoding FtsK/SpoIIIE family DNA translocase: protein MASRTSGSAARTSSSPQTNKAAAKKAVAKKAPARKSAAKAPAKSAAPAKKAAARKPAARKTAAPPPAAPRRRPVVFRAVGGVAGGVGAVFRGFGNGAKNLHPVHRKDGQALLLLALALVTAAGTWFHPQGWFGTGATVVVSGLFGRLAVLVPLLMAAIAVRLMRHPELPEANGRIVIGVSTLVVGVLGLVHIGCGAPGMQNGVVGIRNAGGLIGWGVSTPMMAAAGPPLAVPLLLILTFFGVLVVTATPVNKIPERLRLLGVRLGVAEPVPEDGYEEEYGDSYPSGRELSTEPPEDADPDALPYTVEDPVDEVAARRRRRGRRKQDEPEPDGAAEPDMFTKDPFHTRDLAAGVAADLDGALLHGVPASPAVASLVHQVQDRTAPPEEPAPPAPRSAAPGTDAPAAPADHSPAPQRMEQLQLLSGGGYALPPLDLLERGAPAKARSALNDEVVAQLTTTFAEFKVDAKVTGFSRGPTVTRYEVELGAAVKVERILALAKNISYAVASADVRIISPIPGKSAVGIEIPNRDREMVNLGDLLRSRSAAEDAHPMVVGMGKDVEGHTVLANLAKMPHILVAGATGAGKSSCINCLITSVLARATPDEVRMVLVDPKRVELTAYEGIPHLITPIITNPKKAAEALQWVVREMDLRYDDLAAYGFRHVDDFNAAVRAGTVTPPLGSERELRPYPYLLVIVDELADLMMVAPRDVEDSVVRITQLARAAGIHLVLATQRPSVDVVTGLIKANVPSRLAFATSAMADSRVILDQPGAEKLVGKGDALFLPMGASKPVRMQGAFVTEAEIAAVVQHCKDQLTAVYREDVTVGGGPKKEIDEEIGDDLDLLIQAAELVVSTQFGSTSMLQRKLRVGFAKAGRLMDLMESRGIVGPSEGSKARDVLVKPDELDGVLVTLRG, encoded by the coding sequence ATGGCCTCACGGACGTCCGGCAGCGCGGCACGCACCTCCAGCTCGCCCCAGACGAACAAAGCCGCGGCGAAGAAGGCCGTGGCGAAGAAGGCGCCCGCCCGCAAGTCGGCGGCCAAGGCCCCGGCCAAGTCCGCCGCGCCCGCGAAGAAGGCCGCGGCCCGGAAGCCGGCCGCCCGGAAGACCGCCGCACCGCCCCCCGCCGCCCCGCGCCGCCGCCCGGTGGTGTTCCGCGCCGTGGGCGGGGTGGCCGGCGGCGTCGGCGCGGTCTTCCGGGGCTTCGGCAACGGCGCCAAGAACCTGCACCCGGTGCACCGCAAGGACGGTCAGGCGCTGCTGCTGCTGGCGCTCGCCCTGGTCACCGCGGCCGGCACCTGGTTCCACCCGCAGGGCTGGTTCGGCACCGGCGCCACCGTGGTGGTCAGCGGGCTGTTCGGCCGGCTCGCCGTGCTGGTGCCGCTGCTGATGGCCGCCATAGCGGTGCGGCTGATGCGGCACCCGGAGCTGCCGGAGGCGAACGGACGGATCGTCATCGGGGTGAGCACCCTGGTGGTCGGCGTGCTCGGCCTGGTGCACATCGGCTGCGGCGCCCCGGGCATGCAGAACGGCGTGGTCGGCATCCGCAACGCCGGCGGGCTGATCGGCTGGGGCGTCTCCACCCCGATGATGGCCGCCGCCGGCCCGCCGCTGGCCGTGCCGCTGCTGCTGATCCTGACCTTCTTCGGCGTGCTGGTGGTGACCGCCACCCCGGTCAACAAGATCCCGGAGCGGCTGCGGCTGCTCGGGGTCCGGCTCGGTGTGGCCGAGCCGGTGCCCGAGGACGGCTACGAGGAGGAGTACGGCGACTCCTACCCGAGCGGCCGGGAGCTCTCCACCGAGCCGCCGGAGGACGCCGACCCGGACGCGCTGCCTTACACCGTCGAGGACCCGGTGGACGAGGTGGCCGCCCGCCGGCGCCGCCGCGGCCGCCGCAAGCAGGACGAGCCGGAGCCGGACGGCGCCGCCGAGCCGGACATGTTCACCAAGGACCCGTTCCACACCCGGGACCTGGCCGCCGGGGTGGCCGCCGACCTGGACGGCGCGCTGCTGCACGGCGTGCCGGCCTCGCCGGCCGTGGCCAGCCTGGTGCACCAGGTGCAGGACCGGACCGCGCCGCCGGAGGAGCCGGCCCCGCCGGCCCCCCGCTCCGCCGCCCCCGGCACCGACGCGCCGGCCGCGCCCGCGGACCACTCGCCCGCCCCGCAGCGGATGGAGCAGCTGCAGCTGCTCTCCGGCGGCGGCTACGCGCTGCCCCCGCTGGACCTGCTGGAGCGCGGCGCCCCGGCCAAGGCCCGCAGCGCGCTCAACGACGAGGTGGTGGCCCAGCTCACCACGACCTTCGCCGAGTTCAAGGTGGACGCCAAGGTCACCGGCTTCAGCCGGGGCCCGACGGTCACCCGCTACGAGGTGGAGCTCGGTGCCGCGGTCAAGGTCGAGCGGATCCTCGCGCTGGCCAAGAACATCTCCTACGCGGTGGCCAGCGCGGACGTGCGGATCATCAGCCCGATCCCGGGCAAGTCGGCGGTCGGCATCGAGATCCCCAACCGGGACCGGGAGATGGTCAACCTCGGCGACCTGCTGCGCTCGCGCAGCGCCGCCGAGGACGCCCACCCGATGGTGGTCGGCATGGGCAAGGACGTCGAGGGCCACACGGTGCTCGCCAACCTGGCCAAGATGCCGCACATCCTGGTCGCCGGCGCCACCGGCGCGGGCAAGTCCAGCTGCATCAACTGCCTGATCACCTCGGTGCTGGCCCGGGCCACCCCGGACGAGGTGCGGATGGTGCTGGTGGACCCCAAGCGGGTCGAGCTGACCGCCTACGAGGGCATCCCGCACCTGATCACCCCGATCATCACCAACCCGAAGAAGGCCGCCGAGGCGCTGCAGTGGGTGGTCCGCGAGATGGACCTGCGCTACGACGACCTGGCCGCCTACGGCTTCCGCCACGTGGACGACTTCAACGCGGCGGTGCGGGCCGGCACGGTCACCCCGCCGCTGGGCAGCGAGCGGGAGCTGCGGCCCTACCCGTACCTGCTGGTGATCGTCGACGAGCTGGCCGACCTGATGATGGTCGCGCCGCGCGACGTCGAGGACTCGGTGGTCCGGATCACCCAGCTGGCCCGGGCGGCCGGCATCCACCTGGTGCTGGCCACCCAGCGCCCGTCGGTGGACGTGGTGACCGGTCTGATCAAGGCCAACGTGCCGTCCCGGCTGGCCTTCGCCACCTCGGCGATGGCCGACTCCCGGGTCATCCTGGACCAGCCCGGCGCGGAGAAGCTGGTCGGCAAGGGCGACGCGCTCTTCCTGCCGATGGGCGCCTCGAAGCCGGTCCGGATGCAGGGCGCCTTCGTCACCGAGGCGGAGATCGCCGCCGTCGTGCAGCACTGCAAGGACCAGCTGACCGCCGTCTACCGGGAGGACGTGACGGTCGGCGGCGGGCCGAAGAAGGAGATCGACGAGGAGATCGGCGACGACCTGGACCTGCTGATCCAGGCCGCCGAGCTGGTGGTCTCCACCCAGTTCGGCTCCACCTCGATGCTCCAGCGCAAGCTCCGGGTCGGCTTCGCCAAGGCCGGCCGGCTGATGGACCTGATGGAGTCGCGGGGCATCGTCGGGCCGAGCGAGGGCTCCAAGGCCCGGGACGTACTGGTCAAACCGGACGAGTTGGACGGGGTTCTGGTGACCTTGCGCGGGTAG
- a CDS encoding response regulator, with the protein MVQKAKILLVDDRPENLLALEAILSALDQTLVRAASGEEALKALLTDDFAVILLDVQMPGMDGFETAAHIKRRERTRDIPIIFLTAINHGPHHTFRGYAAGAVDYISKPFDPWVLRAKVSVFVDLYMKNCQLKEQAALLRLQLEDGAGQDGARESAEPLLAELSARLASVEEQAEALTKQLDDSPETGAAATAAHLERKLAALRAALEALRPGAADS; encoded by the coding sequence GTGGTGCAGAAGGCGAAGATCCTCCTGGTCGACGACCGGCCGGAGAACCTGCTCGCGCTGGAGGCGATCCTCTCCGCCCTGGACCAGACCCTGGTCCGCGCCGCCTCCGGCGAGGAGGCGCTCAAGGCGCTGCTCACCGACGACTTCGCGGTGATCCTGCTGGACGTGCAGATGCCCGGCATGGACGGCTTCGAGACGGCCGCCCACATCAAGCGCCGGGAGCGCACCCGGGACATCCCGATCATCTTCCTGACGGCGATCAACCACGGCCCGCACCACACCTTCCGCGGCTACGCCGCCGGCGCCGTGGACTACATCTCCAAGCCGTTCGACCCCTGGGTGCTGCGCGCCAAGGTCTCCGTTTTCGTCGACCTCTACATGAAGAACTGCCAGCTCAAGGAGCAGGCGGCGCTGCTGCGCCTGCAGTTGGAGGACGGCGCGGGCCAGGACGGTGCCCGGGAGTCCGCCGAGCCGCTGCTGGCCGAGCTGAGCGCCCGGCTGGCCTCGGTGGAGGAGCAGGCCGAGGCACTGACCAAGCAGTTGGACGACTCGCCCGAGACCGGGGCCGCCGCCACCGCCGCCCACCTGGAGCGCAAGCTGGCCGCGCTGCGGGCCGCCCTGGAGGCGCTGCGGCCGGGTGCCGCCGACTCCTGA